A region of Takifugu rubripes chromosome 6, fTakRub1.2, whole genome shotgun sequence DNA encodes the following proteins:
- the golga2 gene encoding golgin subfamily A member 2 isoform X1 has translation MADQSRQIKLAAAKKKLKEFQQKSSPASMVGERGSSTGGAGAKKKRKVKGQSQTDAPSTDRSSPDNFDNILKALRKSNGVALPPYSNSQTLAEAATIGSSVSQMLEEPKSEPESNPANTNTATNPEPVSPHTEPQDYHDTNGGDNSMEENRPLSSTESLRQLSQQLNGLVSGSSVAYVNGDSGSSGNERELETRNQELAAALDSSNLTNSQLNTKLDQLTQQTRGLTEQLQKERKEFEDKHSKEHGAMREQLQVHIQTIGILVSEKSELQTALQYTQQAARQKSAEAEELNNRLQSSKQRVSELERTLSSVSTQQKQFEKHNKELEKERDSLRLELFRLNNVSEETKQQNSELSEQIKLSNEEKGAMKFEVEDLRKRLELADLMLQQCSSQSDPTSATQQAQLLLEEKQQLEMHNHQLLESIGHLQKERDRYAEQIQVEGRVWKDKTEQLLTQVALVAEERDQNISRVQELEAAITELKSAAALLSQEREAQNKAEPQSSEPSERELALEEVLNTLQQDKDAVTAQFQAQLRDNEQLSRLCAEQETRLGELERRVENQVQEEEDRRRMLEDVQSDKATISRALTQNRTLKDQLAELQNGFVKVTNENMELTNAIQSELHVKKELARRMGELQEELHNIKEQLEVKSQESQGLLAQREQLVAHLQQYSAGYQALASEREQLHHQYLQQVQLMDRLHHDESQGRVELEISHSQLNQAQEQLELLVRDNEQLKSEVRELLNSSALASSSLDHGEGRESPQQEDSISASIIIPEDFENQKEMEQFIRGALAQVEAERDEARRQLEEEHRLHLAARYQAAVALRLEQQHQSHKADHDQHDHAHAHDQHAHCDHDHDHSEGGVPVEVHQALQVAMEKLQHRFTSLMQEKADLKERVEELEHRCIQLSGETDTIGEYIALYQSQRAIMKQKHHEKEQYINMLAQDKEEMKMKLAELQDLVMRLVAERNDWYSRYTGAVAGSGTVNPDLLPVGQDHVGSEYQAHFQTEPNAVGGAEAMEIIPLSEPATGSEPSQLFPSGSANPDTKSLGPKEGGTAQQIMQLLHEIQNPQGTARSPPFLGENPCIPFFYRPDEQDEVKILVV, from the exons ATGGCCGATCAGAGCAGGCAAATTAAACTCgcagcagcaaagaaaaag CTGAAAGAGTTTCAGCAGAAGAGCTCCCCTGCTAGCATGGTGGGGGAAAGGGGGAGCAGTACGGGGGGAGCAGGAgccaagaagaagaggaaggtcaAGGGGCAAAGCCAGACTGATGCACCTTCAACGGACAGAAGCTCTCCGGACAAT TTTGACAATATTCTGAAAGCACTTAGAAAAAGCAATGGAGTAGCCCTGCCTCCTTATAGCAACAGTCAG ACGTTGGCAGAAGCAGCCACCATCGGGTCGTCTGTTTCCCAGATGCTGGAGGAGCCAAAGAGCGAGCCCGAGTCTAACCCTGCTAATACTAACACAGCTACTAACCCTGAGCCTGTCAGTCCACAcactgaaccacag GACTATCATGATACCAATGGTGGTGACAACTCCATGGAAGAAAATAG ACCGCTGTCGTCCACCGAGAGCCTGCGGCAGCTCTCCCAGCAGCTGAACGGCCTGGTCTCTGGG tcGTCTGTTGCTTATGTGAACGGTGACAGTGGATCTTCTGGCAACGAGAGGGAGCTAGAG ACTCGGAACCAGGAGCTGGCAGCCGCCCTGGACTCCAGCAACCTTACAAACTCTCAGCTCAATACCAAGCTTGACCAGCTG ACGCAGCAAACTCGAGGACTGACAGAACAGTTACAAAAG GAACGCAAAGAATTTGAAGATAAACATTCCAAAGAACATGGAGCCATGCGGGAGCAATTGCAG GTTCACATTCAGACTATTGGTATACTAGTGTCAGAGAAATCCGAGCTGCAAACAGCGCTGCAGTACACACAACAGGCTGCTCGACAGAAATCAG CCGAGGCCGAGGAGTTAAATAATCGTCTGCAGTCGTCAAAGCAGAGAGTGTCGGAGCTGGAGAGAACGCTTTCCTCTGtgtcaacacagcagaaacagtTTGAGAAG CACAACAAAGAACTGGAAAAGGAGAGAGACTCCCTGAGACTGGAGCTGTTTAGACTAAA CAATGTAAGCGAGGAAACCAAGCAGCAGAACTCTGAGCTGTCAGAGCAGATAAAGCTGAGCAATGAGGAGAAAGGAGCAATGAAATTTGAGGTGGAGGACCTTCGCAAGCGTCTTGAGTTAGCCGATCTCATGTTGCAACAG TGCTCCAGTCAGTCTGATCCCACCAGTGCCACCCAACAGGCCCAGTTGCTGCttgaagagaagcagcagctaGAAATGCACAATCATCAG CTGTTGGAGTCCATAGGCCAtctgcagaaagagagggatCGTTATGCAGAACAGATCCAGGTGGAGGGTCGTGTCTGGAAGGACAAAACAGAACAGTTGCTTACACAG GTGGCTTTGGTGGCAGAAGAGAGGGACCAAAACATTAGCCGAGTTCAGGAACTAGAGGCTGCCATCACAGAGCTGAAAAGTGCTGCag CACTGTTGTCTCAGGAGAGAGAGGCCCAGAACAAAGCAGAACCTCAGTCCTCGGAGCCATCGGAGCGCGAGCTGGCTCTGGAAGAGGTGCTCAACACTTTACAACAGGACAAAGATGCTGTTACTGCACAGTTCCAGGCCCAG CTGCGAGATAACGAGCAGTTGAGCCGCCTGTGTGCAGAGCAGGAGACGCGTCTGGGAGAACTGGAGCGACGGGTGGAGAACCaagttcaggaggaggaggatcgcCGGCGCATGTTGGAAGATGTTCAGTCTGACAAGGCCACAATCAGCCGCGCTCTCACCCAGAACAGAACATTAAAAGACCAGTTGGCAGAGTTACAGAACGGGTTTGTGAAAGTG ACTAATGAGAACATGGAGCTGACTAATGCCATCCAGTCAGAGCTGCACGTGAAAAAGGAGCTGGCACGTCGGATGggtgagctgcaggaggagctgcacaaCATCAAAGAGCAG TTGGAAGTGAAAAGTCAAGAGTCGCAGGGCCTCCTGGCACAGAGGGAGCAGCTTGTGGCCCACCTGCAGCAGTATTCTGCTGGTTACCAGGCTCTTGCTTCAGAGCGGGAACAGCTTCATCACCAGTatctgcagcaggtccagctcatgGACAGGTTGCATCATGATGAGAGCCAAGGCCGGGTAGAGCTGGAGATCAGTCACAGTCAGCTCAATCAAGCACAG gagcagttGGAGCTGTTGGTTCGAGACAATGAGCAGCTGAAGAGTGAAGTGAGAGAGCTGCTCAACAGCTCTGCTCTTGCCTCATCGTCCTTAGACCATG GAGAAGGCAGAGAAAGCCCTCAGCAAGAGGACTCAATATCAGCTTCCATCATCATCCCAGAAGACTTTGAGAACCAGAAGGAGATG GAGCAGTTTATTCGAGGAGCTTTGGCTCAGGTGGAAGCAGAGAGGGACGAGGCCCGGAGACAACTGGAGGAAGAACATCGGCTTCACCTGGCAGCCAGGTACCAGGCGGCCGTGGCCCTCagactggagcagcagcaccaaagcCACAAAGCTGATCACGACCAGCACGATCACGCTCACGCTCACGACCAGCACGCTCACTGTGACCACGACCACGATCATTCTG AAGGAGGAGTGCCGGTGGAAGTTCACCAGGCCTTgcaggttgccatggagaagCTCCAGCACCGTTTCACCTCTCTCATGCAAGAGAAGGCTGACCTGAAGGAGCGGGTGGAGGAGTTGGAGCATCGCTGCATCCAGCTCTCCGGAGAGACCGACACTATAG GGGAGTATATAGCACTGTACCAGAGTCAGCGCGCCATCATGAAGCAGAAGCACCACGAGAAGGAGCAGTACATTAACATGTTGGCCCAGGacaaggaggagatgaag atGAAGCTGGCAGAACTGCAGGATTTGGTGATGAGACTGGTGGCAGAGAGGAACGACTGGTACAGCCGGTACACCGGCGCCGTGGCCGGCTCGGGCACAGTCAACCCCGACCTGCTTCCTGTCGGGCAGGACCACGTTGGGTCTGAGTACCAGGCGCACTTTCAGACAGAGCCCAATGCTGTGGGTGGAGCAG AAGCCATGGAGATCATCCCCCTGTCGGAGCCCGCAACAGGTTCGGAACCGTCTCAGCTGTTTCCATCTGGATCGGCCAACCCTGATACCAAATCCCTGGGGCCAAAAGAGGGCGGCACAGCTCAACAGATCATGCAGCTGCTCCACGAGATCCAAAACCCCCAGGGAACAGCAAGATCACCCCCTTTCCTTGGAGAGAACCCCTGCATCCCTTTTTTCTACAGGCCTGATGAACAGGATGAAGTGAAGATCCTTGTcgtttga
- the golga2 gene encoding golgin subfamily A member 2 isoform X3: MADQSRQIKLAAAKKKLKEFQQKSSPASMVGERGSSTGGAGAKKKRKVKGQSQTDAPSTDRSSPDNFDNILKALRKSNGVALPPYSNSQTLAEAATIGSSVSQMLEEPKSEPESNPANTNTATNPEPVSPHTEPQDYHDTNGGDNSMEENRPLSSTESLRQLSQQLNGLVSGSSVAYVNGDSGSSGNERELETQQTRGLTEQLQKERKEFEDKHSKEHGAMREQLQVHIQTIGILVSEKSELQTALQYTQQAARQKSAEAEELNNRLQSSKQRVSELERTLSSVSTQQKQFEKHNKELEKERDSLRLELFRLNNVSEETKQQNSELSEQIKLSNEEKGAMKFEVEDLRKRLELADLMLQQCSSQSDPTSATQQAQLLLEEKQQLEMHNHQLLESIGHLQKERDRYAEQIQVEGRVWKDKTEQLLTQVALVAEERDQNISRVQELEAAITELKSAAALLSQEREAQNKAEPQSSEPSERELALEEVLNTLQQDKDAVTAQFQAQLRDNEQLSRLCAEQETRLGELERRVENQVQEEEDRRRMLEDVQSDKATISRALTQNRTLKDQLAELQNGFVKVTNENMELTNAIQSELHVKKELARRMGELQEELHNIKEQLEVKSQESQGLLAQREQLVAHLQQYSAGYQALASEREQLHHQYLQQVQLMDRLHHDESQGRVELEISHSQLNQAQEQLELLVRDNEQLKSEVRELLNSSALASSSLDHGEGRESPQQEDSISASIIIPEDFENQKEMEQFIRGALAQVEAERDEARRQLEEEHRLHLAARYQAAVALRLEQQHQSHKADHDQHDHAHAHDQHAHCDHDHDHSEGGVPVEVHQALQVAMEKLQHRFTSLMQEKADLKERVEELEHRCIQLSGETDTIGEYIALYQSQRAIMKQKHHEKEQYINMLAQDKEEMKMKLAELQDLVMRLVAERNDWYSRYTGAVAGSGTVNPDLLPVGQDHVGSEYQAHFQTEPNAVGGAEAMEIIPLSEPATGSEPSQLFPSGSANPDTKSLGPKEGGTAQQIMQLLHEIQNPQGTARSPPFLGENPCIPFFYRPDEQDEVKILVV, encoded by the exons ATGGCCGATCAGAGCAGGCAAATTAAACTCgcagcagcaaagaaaaag CTGAAAGAGTTTCAGCAGAAGAGCTCCCCTGCTAGCATGGTGGGGGAAAGGGGGAGCAGTACGGGGGGAGCAGGAgccaagaagaagaggaaggtcaAGGGGCAAAGCCAGACTGATGCACCTTCAACGGACAGAAGCTCTCCGGACAAT TTTGACAATATTCTGAAAGCACTTAGAAAAAGCAATGGAGTAGCCCTGCCTCCTTATAGCAACAGTCAG ACGTTGGCAGAAGCAGCCACCATCGGGTCGTCTGTTTCCCAGATGCTGGAGGAGCCAAAGAGCGAGCCCGAGTCTAACCCTGCTAATACTAACACAGCTACTAACCCTGAGCCTGTCAGTCCACAcactgaaccacag GACTATCATGATACCAATGGTGGTGACAACTCCATGGAAGAAAATAG ACCGCTGTCGTCCACCGAGAGCCTGCGGCAGCTCTCCCAGCAGCTGAACGGCCTGGTCTCTGGG tcGTCTGTTGCTTATGTGAACGGTGACAGTGGATCTTCTGGCAACGAGAGGGAGCTAGAG ACGCAGCAAACTCGAGGACTGACAGAACAGTTACAAAAG GAACGCAAAGAATTTGAAGATAAACATTCCAAAGAACATGGAGCCATGCGGGAGCAATTGCAG GTTCACATTCAGACTATTGGTATACTAGTGTCAGAGAAATCCGAGCTGCAAACAGCGCTGCAGTACACACAACAGGCTGCTCGACAGAAATCAG CCGAGGCCGAGGAGTTAAATAATCGTCTGCAGTCGTCAAAGCAGAGAGTGTCGGAGCTGGAGAGAACGCTTTCCTCTGtgtcaacacagcagaaacagtTTGAGAAG CACAACAAAGAACTGGAAAAGGAGAGAGACTCCCTGAGACTGGAGCTGTTTAGACTAAA CAATGTAAGCGAGGAAACCAAGCAGCAGAACTCTGAGCTGTCAGAGCAGATAAAGCTGAGCAATGAGGAGAAAGGAGCAATGAAATTTGAGGTGGAGGACCTTCGCAAGCGTCTTGAGTTAGCCGATCTCATGTTGCAACAG TGCTCCAGTCAGTCTGATCCCACCAGTGCCACCCAACAGGCCCAGTTGCTGCttgaagagaagcagcagctaGAAATGCACAATCATCAG CTGTTGGAGTCCATAGGCCAtctgcagaaagagagggatCGTTATGCAGAACAGATCCAGGTGGAGGGTCGTGTCTGGAAGGACAAAACAGAACAGTTGCTTACACAG GTGGCTTTGGTGGCAGAAGAGAGGGACCAAAACATTAGCCGAGTTCAGGAACTAGAGGCTGCCATCACAGAGCTGAAAAGTGCTGCag CACTGTTGTCTCAGGAGAGAGAGGCCCAGAACAAAGCAGAACCTCAGTCCTCGGAGCCATCGGAGCGCGAGCTGGCTCTGGAAGAGGTGCTCAACACTTTACAACAGGACAAAGATGCTGTTACTGCACAGTTCCAGGCCCAG CTGCGAGATAACGAGCAGTTGAGCCGCCTGTGTGCAGAGCAGGAGACGCGTCTGGGAGAACTGGAGCGACGGGTGGAGAACCaagttcaggaggaggaggatcgcCGGCGCATGTTGGAAGATGTTCAGTCTGACAAGGCCACAATCAGCCGCGCTCTCACCCAGAACAGAACATTAAAAGACCAGTTGGCAGAGTTACAGAACGGGTTTGTGAAAGTG ACTAATGAGAACATGGAGCTGACTAATGCCATCCAGTCAGAGCTGCACGTGAAAAAGGAGCTGGCACGTCGGATGggtgagctgcaggaggagctgcacaaCATCAAAGAGCAG TTGGAAGTGAAAAGTCAAGAGTCGCAGGGCCTCCTGGCACAGAGGGAGCAGCTTGTGGCCCACCTGCAGCAGTATTCTGCTGGTTACCAGGCTCTTGCTTCAGAGCGGGAACAGCTTCATCACCAGTatctgcagcaggtccagctcatgGACAGGTTGCATCATGATGAGAGCCAAGGCCGGGTAGAGCTGGAGATCAGTCACAGTCAGCTCAATCAAGCACAG gagcagttGGAGCTGTTGGTTCGAGACAATGAGCAGCTGAAGAGTGAAGTGAGAGAGCTGCTCAACAGCTCTGCTCTTGCCTCATCGTCCTTAGACCATG GAGAAGGCAGAGAAAGCCCTCAGCAAGAGGACTCAATATCAGCTTCCATCATCATCCCAGAAGACTTTGAGAACCAGAAGGAGATG GAGCAGTTTATTCGAGGAGCTTTGGCTCAGGTGGAAGCAGAGAGGGACGAGGCCCGGAGACAACTGGAGGAAGAACATCGGCTTCACCTGGCAGCCAGGTACCAGGCGGCCGTGGCCCTCagactggagcagcagcaccaaagcCACAAAGCTGATCACGACCAGCACGATCACGCTCACGCTCACGACCAGCACGCTCACTGTGACCACGACCACGATCATTCTG AAGGAGGAGTGCCGGTGGAAGTTCACCAGGCCTTgcaggttgccatggagaagCTCCAGCACCGTTTCACCTCTCTCATGCAAGAGAAGGCTGACCTGAAGGAGCGGGTGGAGGAGTTGGAGCATCGCTGCATCCAGCTCTCCGGAGAGACCGACACTATAG GGGAGTATATAGCACTGTACCAGAGTCAGCGCGCCATCATGAAGCAGAAGCACCACGAGAAGGAGCAGTACATTAACATGTTGGCCCAGGacaaggaggagatgaag atGAAGCTGGCAGAACTGCAGGATTTGGTGATGAGACTGGTGGCAGAGAGGAACGACTGGTACAGCCGGTACACCGGCGCCGTGGCCGGCTCGGGCACAGTCAACCCCGACCTGCTTCCTGTCGGGCAGGACCACGTTGGGTCTGAGTACCAGGCGCACTTTCAGACAGAGCCCAATGCTGTGGGTGGAGCAG AAGCCATGGAGATCATCCCCCTGTCGGAGCCCGCAACAGGTTCGGAACCGTCTCAGCTGTTTCCATCTGGATCGGCCAACCCTGATACCAAATCCCTGGGGCCAAAAGAGGGCGGCACAGCTCAACAGATCATGCAGCTGCTCCACGAGATCCAAAACCCCCAGGGAACAGCAAGATCACCCCCTTTCCTTGGAGAGAACCCCTGCATCCCTTTTTTCTACAGGCCTGATGAACAGGATGAAGTGAAGATCCTTGTcgtttga
- the golga2 gene encoding golgin subfamily A member 2 isoform X4 — MADQSRQIKLAAAKKKLKEFQQKSSPASMVGERGSSTGGAGAKKKRKVKGQSQTDAPSTDRSSPDNFDNILKALRKSNGVALPPYSNSQDYHDTNGGDNSMEENRPLSSTESLRQLSQQLNGLVSGSSVAYVNGDSGSSGNERELETRNQELAAALDSSNLTNSQLNTKLDQLTQQTRGLTEQLQKERKEFEDKHSKEHGAMREQLQVHIQTIGILVSEKSELQTALQYTQQAARQKSAEAEELNNRLQSSKQRVSELERTLSSVSTQQKQFEKHNKELEKERDSLRLELFRLNNVSEETKQQNSELSEQIKLSNEEKGAMKFEVEDLRKRLELADLMLQQCSSQSDPTSATQQAQLLLEEKQQLEMHNHQLLESIGHLQKERDRYAEQIQVEGRVWKDKTEQLLTQVALVAEERDQNISRVQELEAAITELKSAAALLSQEREAQNKAEPQSSEPSERELALEEVLNTLQQDKDAVTAQFQAQLRDNEQLSRLCAEQETRLGELERRVENQVQEEEDRRRMLEDVQSDKATISRALTQNRTLKDQLAELQNGFVKVTNENMELTNAIQSELHVKKELARRMGELQEELHNIKEQLEVKSQESQGLLAQREQLVAHLQQYSAGYQALASEREQLHHQYLQQVQLMDRLHHDESQGRVELEISHSQLNQAQEQLELLVRDNEQLKSEVRELLNSSALASSSLDHGEGRESPQQEDSISASIIIPEDFENQKEMEQFIRGALAQVEAERDEARRQLEEEHRLHLAARYQAAVALRLEQQHQSHKADHDQHDHAHAHDQHAHCDHDHDHSEGGVPVEVHQALQVAMEKLQHRFTSLMQEKADLKERVEELEHRCIQLSGETDTIGEYIALYQSQRAIMKQKHHEKEQYINMLAQDKEEMKMKLAELQDLVMRLVAERNDWYSRYTGAVAGSGTVNPDLLPVGQDHVGSEYQAHFQTEPNAVGGAEAMEIIPLSEPATGSEPSQLFPSGSANPDTKSLGPKEGGTAQQIMQLLHEIQNPQGTARSPPFLGENPCIPFFYRPDEQDEVKILVV; from the exons ATGGCCGATCAGAGCAGGCAAATTAAACTCgcagcagcaaagaaaaag CTGAAAGAGTTTCAGCAGAAGAGCTCCCCTGCTAGCATGGTGGGGGAAAGGGGGAGCAGTACGGGGGGAGCAGGAgccaagaagaagaggaaggtcaAGGGGCAAAGCCAGACTGATGCACCTTCAACGGACAGAAGCTCTCCGGACAAT TTTGACAATATTCTGAAAGCACTTAGAAAAAGCAATGGAGTAGCCCTGCCTCCTTATAGCAACAGTCAG GACTATCATGATACCAATGGTGGTGACAACTCCATGGAAGAAAATAG ACCGCTGTCGTCCACCGAGAGCCTGCGGCAGCTCTCCCAGCAGCTGAACGGCCTGGTCTCTGGG tcGTCTGTTGCTTATGTGAACGGTGACAGTGGATCTTCTGGCAACGAGAGGGAGCTAGAG ACTCGGAACCAGGAGCTGGCAGCCGCCCTGGACTCCAGCAACCTTACAAACTCTCAGCTCAATACCAAGCTTGACCAGCTG ACGCAGCAAACTCGAGGACTGACAGAACAGTTACAAAAG GAACGCAAAGAATTTGAAGATAAACATTCCAAAGAACATGGAGCCATGCGGGAGCAATTGCAG GTTCACATTCAGACTATTGGTATACTAGTGTCAGAGAAATCCGAGCTGCAAACAGCGCTGCAGTACACACAACAGGCTGCTCGACAGAAATCAG CCGAGGCCGAGGAGTTAAATAATCGTCTGCAGTCGTCAAAGCAGAGAGTGTCGGAGCTGGAGAGAACGCTTTCCTCTGtgtcaacacagcagaaacagtTTGAGAAG CACAACAAAGAACTGGAAAAGGAGAGAGACTCCCTGAGACTGGAGCTGTTTAGACTAAA CAATGTAAGCGAGGAAACCAAGCAGCAGAACTCTGAGCTGTCAGAGCAGATAAAGCTGAGCAATGAGGAGAAAGGAGCAATGAAATTTGAGGTGGAGGACCTTCGCAAGCGTCTTGAGTTAGCCGATCTCATGTTGCAACAG TGCTCCAGTCAGTCTGATCCCACCAGTGCCACCCAACAGGCCCAGTTGCTGCttgaagagaagcagcagctaGAAATGCACAATCATCAG CTGTTGGAGTCCATAGGCCAtctgcagaaagagagggatCGTTATGCAGAACAGATCCAGGTGGAGGGTCGTGTCTGGAAGGACAAAACAGAACAGTTGCTTACACAG GTGGCTTTGGTGGCAGAAGAGAGGGACCAAAACATTAGCCGAGTTCAGGAACTAGAGGCTGCCATCACAGAGCTGAAAAGTGCTGCag CACTGTTGTCTCAGGAGAGAGAGGCCCAGAACAAAGCAGAACCTCAGTCCTCGGAGCCATCGGAGCGCGAGCTGGCTCTGGAAGAGGTGCTCAACACTTTACAACAGGACAAAGATGCTGTTACTGCACAGTTCCAGGCCCAG CTGCGAGATAACGAGCAGTTGAGCCGCCTGTGTGCAGAGCAGGAGACGCGTCTGGGAGAACTGGAGCGACGGGTGGAGAACCaagttcaggaggaggaggatcgcCGGCGCATGTTGGAAGATGTTCAGTCTGACAAGGCCACAATCAGCCGCGCTCTCACCCAGAACAGAACATTAAAAGACCAGTTGGCAGAGTTACAGAACGGGTTTGTGAAAGTG ACTAATGAGAACATGGAGCTGACTAATGCCATCCAGTCAGAGCTGCACGTGAAAAAGGAGCTGGCACGTCGGATGggtgagctgcaggaggagctgcacaaCATCAAAGAGCAG TTGGAAGTGAAAAGTCAAGAGTCGCAGGGCCTCCTGGCACAGAGGGAGCAGCTTGTGGCCCACCTGCAGCAGTATTCTGCTGGTTACCAGGCTCTTGCTTCAGAGCGGGAACAGCTTCATCACCAGTatctgcagcaggtccagctcatgGACAGGTTGCATCATGATGAGAGCCAAGGCCGGGTAGAGCTGGAGATCAGTCACAGTCAGCTCAATCAAGCACAG gagcagttGGAGCTGTTGGTTCGAGACAATGAGCAGCTGAAGAGTGAAGTGAGAGAGCTGCTCAACAGCTCTGCTCTTGCCTCATCGTCCTTAGACCATG GAGAAGGCAGAGAAAGCCCTCAGCAAGAGGACTCAATATCAGCTTCCATCATCATCCCAGAAGACTTTGAGAACCAGAAGGAGATG GAGCAGTTTATTCGAGGAGCTTTGGCTCAGGTGGAAGCAGAGAGGGACGAGGCCCGGAGACAACTGGAGGAAGAACATCGGCTTCACCTGGCAGCCAGGTACCAGGCGGCCGTGGCCCTCagactggagcagcagcaccaaagcCACAAAGCTGATCACGACCAGCACGATCACGCTCACGCTCACGACCAGCACGCTCACTGTGACCACGACCACGATCATTCTG AAGGAGGAGTGCCGGTGGAAGTTCACCAGGCCTTgcaggttgccatggagaagCTCCAGCACCGTTTCACCTCTCTCATGCAAGAGAAGGCTGACCTGAAGGAGCGGGTGGAGGAGTTGGAGCATCGCTGCATCCAGCTCTCCGGAGAGACCGACACTATAG GGGAGTATATAGCACTGTACCAGAGTCAGCGCGCCATCATGAAGCAGAAGCACCACGAGAAGGAGCAGTACATTAACATGTTGGCCCAGGacaaggaggagatgaag atGAAGCTGGCAGAACTGCAGGATTTGGTGATGAGACTGGTGGCAGAGAGGAACGACTGGTACAGCCGGTACACCGGCGCCGTGGCCGGCTCGGGCACAGTCAACCCCGACCTGCTTCCTGTCGGGCAGGACCACGTTGGGTCTGAGTACCAGGCGCACTTTCAGACAGAGCCCAATGCTGTGGGTGGAGCAG AAGCCATGGAGATCATCCCCCTGTCGGAGCCCGCAACAGGTTCGGAACCGTCTCAGCTGTTTCCATCTGGATCGGCCAACCCTGATACCAAATCCCTGGGGCCAAAAGAGGGCGGCACAGCTCAACAGATCATGCAGCTGCTCCACGAGATCCAAAACCCCCAGGGAACAGCAAGATCACCCCCTTTCCTTGGAGAGAACCCCTGCATCCCTTTTTTCTACAGGCCTGATGAACAGGATGAAGTGAAGATCCTTGTcgtttga